Below is a window of Salifodinibacter halophilus DNA.
GAGTCGATTGCCCTCGGGGGTGCTGTTGGTTCTCTCTTAGCGTCGCCACACAACGCGACGATTCTCGAAGAAGGGGGCGTCGAGTTCGGAATTCACAAGGACAACCAGAGCCCGGTCGTCA
It encodes the following:
- a CDS encoding transferase; this encodes VKSALRDEPANLTPKTAICRQDLALQSAAPIGDNVFGRESIALGGAVGSLLASPHNATILEEGGVEFGIHKDNQSPVV